One window of Theropithecus gelada isolate Dixy chromosome 4, Tgel_1.0, whole genome shotgun sequence genomic DNA carries:
- the TDRD6 gene encoding tudor domain-containing protein 6 isoform X2, whose protein sequence is MCSTPGMPAPGASLALRVSFVDVHPDVIPVQLWGLVGERRGEYLRLSREIQEAAATRGQWALGSASASPGELCLVQVGLLWHRCRVVSRQAQESRVFLLDEGRTITAGAGSLAPGRREFFNLPSEVLGCVLAGLVPAGCGAGAGEPQHWPADAVDFLSNLQGKEVHGCVLDVLLLHRLVLLEVPDVFQQMRELGLARRVPDSLFRSLLERYLTAATASVGSGVPVLSRVPLKQKQPGLDYFYPQLQLGVTEPVVVTQVCHPHRIHCQLRSLSQEIHRLSESMAQVYRGSTGTGDENCTSATWEEREESPDKPGSPCASCGLNGHWYRALLLETFRPQRCAQVLHVDYGRKELVSCSSLRYLLPEYFRMPVVTYPCALYGLWDGGRGWSRSQVGDLKALILGKAVNAKIEFYCSFEHVYYVTLYGEDGINLNRVFGVQSYCLADRVLQSQGTEEEEPETSPQSQSPAEEVDEEISLPALRSIRLKMNAFYDAQVEFVKNPSEFWIRLRKHNVTFSKLMRRMCGFYSSASKLDGVVLKPEPDDLCCVKWKENGYYRAIVTKLDDKSVDVFLVDRGNSENVDWYDVRMLLPQFRQLPILALKCTLADIWPLGKTWSQEAVSFFEKTVLHKELVIHILDKQDHQYVIEILDESRTGEENISKVIAQAGYAKYQEFETKENIPVNAHSPGHVSNHFTTENNKIPFAKTGEGEQKAKRENKTTSVSKALSDTTVVTNGSAEPVVQEKVKRASVYFPLIQNFLEIKPGSSCKGELEVGSTVEVRVSYVENPGYFWCQLTRNIQGLKTLMSDIQYYCKNIAAPHQGNTPACLAKRTVNRQWSRALISGIQSVEHVNVIFVDYGDREMVSVKNIYSISEEFLKVKAQAFRCSLYNLIQPNGQNPFVWDVKAIQAFNEFVDNAWQKNLELKCTVFALASINNEELFNIVDLLTPFQSACHFLVEKRLARPVKLQKPLESSVQLHSYFYSTHDMKIGSEELVYITHIDDPWTFYCQLARNASILEQLSCSITQLSKVLLNLKTSPLNPGTLCLAKYTDGNWYRGIVIEKEPKKVFFVDFGNIYVVTSDDLLPIPSDAYDVLLLPMQAVKCSLSDIPDHIPEEVVLWFQETILDKSLKALVVAKDPDGTLIIELYGDNIQVSASINKKLGLLSYKDRIRKKESEVLPSTTENLAEKNENMKLPCTEYLSKSVGNKLHNKEISEQSYKPKINSSYKELRLLQSVTKTNLVTQYQDSVGNKNSQVFPLTTEKKEEICAETLLKTARVEATLSERKIGDSCDKDLPLKFCEFPQKTIMPGFKTTVYISHINDLSDFYVQLIEDESEISRLSERLNSVKTVPEYYAGPPLQRGDVICAVFPEDNLWYRAVVKEQQPNDLLSVQFIDYGNVSVVHTNKIGRLDLVNAVLPGLCIHCSLQGFGVPDNKNSKKMMHYFSQRTSETAIRCEFVTFRDRWEVILADEHGIIADDMISRYAVSEKSQIELSTQVIKGASSNSANKSDVDTSVFLNWYNPEKKIVRAYATVIDGPEYFWCQFADTEKLQYLEVEVQTAGEQVVDRRNCIPCPYIGDPCIVRYREDGHYYRALITNICEDYLVSVRLVDFGNVEDCVDPKALWAIPSELLSVPMQAFPCCLSGFNISEGVCSQEGNDYFYEIVTEDVLEITILEIRRDVCDIPLAIVDLKSKGKSINEKMEKYSKIGITRSAFPYENTDSEIKQALGSCNLDVGLKKLSNKAVQNKIYMEQADELAERTEKDVNNIGTKPSNFHDPKTDNICEGFENPCKDKIDTEELEGEVECHLVDKAEFDDKYLITGFNTLLPHGDETKEILELNSLEVPLSPDDESKEFLELESIELQNSLVVDEEKEELSLVPPSMPLSQECVTKGALELFTGQIPLTCEAEKQPELELPTAQLPLDDKVDPLSLGVSQKAQECMCTEDVRKSSCVESFDDQHRMSLHLHGADCDPKTQIEMNIYEEEFIEYKNRDDISALMPLFPEEESSDGSKHNNGLPDHVSAQPQNTYTLKAFTVGSKCVVWSSLRNTWSKCEILETAEEGTRKRGLEVMEI, encoded by the exons ATGTGCTCGACGCCCGGAATGCCGGCGCCAGGGGCCTCGCTGGCCCTGCGAGTGTCCTTCGTGGACGTGCATCCCGATGTGATCCCGGTGCAGCTGTGGGGGCTGGTGGGCGAGCGGCGGGGCGAGTACCTGCGGCTGAGCCGGGAAATCCAGGAAGCGGCGGCCACGCGCGGCCAGTGGGCGCTGGGCAGCGCCTCGGCCTCGCCCGGCGAGCTGTGCCTGGTGCAGGTGGGGCTTCTGTGGCACCGCTGCCGCGTGGTCAGCCGGCAGGCACAGGAGAGCCGTGTCTTCCTGCTGGACGAGGGCCGCACCATCACTGCCGGCGCAGGCTCGCTGGCGCCCGGGCGCAGAGAGTTCTTCAACTTGCCCTCGGAAGTGCTGGGCTGCGTGCTGGCAGGCCTGGTGCCGGCAGGCTGCGGCGCGGGCGCGGGCGAGCCGCAGCACTGGCCCGCCGACGCCGTGGACTTCCTTAGCAACCTTCAGGGCAAGGAGGTGCACGGTTGCGTCCTGGACGTGCTGCTGCTCCATCGCCTGGTCCTCCTGGAGGTGCCCGATGTGTTCCAACAGATGCGGGAGCTGGGCCTGGCCCGGCGGGTGCCCGACAGCCTCTTCCGTTCGTTGCTGGAGCGCTATCTCACAGCGGCCACTGCTAGCGTGGGCTCTGGGGTCCCGGTTCTCTCGCGAGTCCCGCTCAAGCAAAAGCAGCCTGGTCTGGATTACTTCTATCCCCAGCTGCAGCTGGGCGTGACGGAGCCCGTGGTCGTAACCCAAGTGTGCCATCCCCACCGCATTCACTGCCAGCTCCGCAGCCTCTCGCAGGAGATCCACCGCCTCTCTGAGAGTATGGCCCAGGTATACCGGGGTTCCACAGGGACAGGGGATGAGAACTGTACCAGCGCCacctgggaggagagggaggagagccCAGACAAGCCAGGCTCTCCGTGTGCATCCTGTGGCCTGAATGGACATTGGTACAGAGCACTCTTGCTTGAGACTTTTCGGCCCCAGCGCTGTGCCCAGGTGCTTCACGTGGACTATGGAAGGAAGGAGTTAGTGAGTTGCAGTAGCCTTCGGTACCTGTTGCCTGAATATTTTCGAATGCCAGTGGTGACCTACCCTTGCGCTTTGTATGGACTCTGGGATGGTGGGAGAGGCTGGTCTCGGTCACAGGTTGGTGACCTGAAGGCGCTGATACTGGGCAAGGCAGTGAATGCAAAGATTGAATTTTATTGCTCCTTTGAGCATGTATATTATGTCACCCTGTATGGAGAAGATGGGATTAATCTGAACCGTGTGTTTGGAGTACAGTCGTATTGCTTGGCTGACCGAGTCCTTCAGAGCCAGGGAACAGAGGAAGAGGAACCAGAAACATCTCCTCAGTCTCAGTCTCCTGCTGAAGAAGTAGATGAAGAGATTTCACTCCCAGCCTTAAGATCTATCAGGTTAAAGATGAATGCCTTCTACGATGCACAGGTAGAGTTTGTTAAAAATCCTTCTGAGTTTTGGATTAGGTTGAGGAAACACAATGTCACCTTCAGTAAGCTGATGAGGAGAATGTGCGGTTTCTATTCCTCTGCCAGTAAGCTGGATGGTGTAGTTTTGAAACCTGAACCTGATGACCTTTGCTGTGTCAAGTGGAAAGAAAATGGTTATTATAGGGCCATAGTCACCAAGTTGGATGACAAGAGTGTGGATGTATTCTTAGTTGACCGAGGCAATTCGGAAAATGTGGACTGGTATGACGTAAGGATGCTGCTTCCTCAGTTTAGGCAGCTGCCAATATTGGCTCTGAAGTGCACCCTAGCTGATATTTGGCCTTTGGGAAAAACTTGGAGCCAGGAGGcagtttccttttttgaaaaGACTGTGCTCCACAAAGAATTAGTCATCCATATTCTTGATAAACAGGATCATCAATATGTTATTGAGATTCTTGATGAATCAAGAACAGGGGAAGAAAACATTAGTAAGGTAATTGCCCAAGCTGGATATGCCAAGTATCAGGAatttgaaacaaaggaaaatatccCGGTAAATGCCCACTCCCCAGGGCATGTTTCAAATCATTTTACTACGGAGAATAACAAAATACCTTTTGCCAAAACTGGAGAAGGAGAGCAGAAAGccaagagagagaataaaaccaCATCTGTTTCAAAAGCTTTGAGTGACACAACAGTTGTGACAAATGGTTCAGCTGAACCAGTTGTGCAGGAAAAAGTGAAAAGAGCAtctgtttattttcctcttataCAGAATTTCTTGGAAATTAAGCCAGGCTCCTCTTGTAAAGGAGAGCTGGAAGTTGGAAGTACAGTAGAAGTCAGAGTGTCTTATGTTGAAAACCCTGGCTATTTCTGGTGTCAGCTGACCAGGAATATACAAGGACTTAAAACTCTAATGTCTGATATTCAGTACTATTGCAAAAATATAGCTGCTCCTCACCAGGGAAACACCCCTGCTTGTTTGGCTAAGCGAACGGTAAACAGACAATGGTCCAGAGCGCTCATTAGTGGGATACAATCTGTGGAGCATGTCAATGTAATATTTGTAGATTATGGAGACAGAGAAATGGTATCTGTGAAGAATATTTATTCAATTAGTGAAGAATTTCTCAAGGTTAAGGCTCAGGCTTTTAGGTGCAGCCTTTATAATTTAATTCAACCAAATGGTCAAAATCCCTTTGTTTGGGATGTAAAGGCGATACAAGCTTTCAATGAATTTGTAGATAATGCGTGGCAAAAAAATCTAGAATTAAAATGTACAGTATTTGCTCTGGCTTCAATTAATAATGAAGAACTGTTTAACATTGTGGATTTGCTAACACCCTTTCAAAGCGCATGCCATTTCTTGGTAGAAAAGAGACTTGCGAGACCAGTAAAACTTCAGAAGCCTTTGGAGTCCTCTGTTCAGCTACATTCCTACTTCTATTCTACGCATGATATGAAAATTGGAAGTGAAGAATTAGTGTATATAACGCATATTGATGACCCTTGGACATTTTATTGCCAGCTGGCAAGAAATGCAAGTATTTTAGAACAGTTGTCATGTAGTATTACACAATTAAGTAAAGTTTTGCTGAATTTAAAAACATCTCCCTTGAACCCTGGAACCTTGTGCCTTGCCAAATATACTGATGGAAACTGGTATAGGGGCATAGTAATAGAAAAAGAGCCAAAGAAAGTCTTCTTTGTTGATTTTGGGAATATTTATGTAGTAACAAGTGATGATCTGCTTCCAATACCTAGTGATGCATATGATGTCTTACTTTTGCCCATGCAAGCTGTCAAATGTTCATTATCTGATATTCCTGATCATATACCAGAAGAAGTGGTGTTGTGGTTTCAGGAGACTATTTTAGATAAGTCACTGAAGGCTTTAGTTGTAGCAAAAGATCCAGATGGAACACTGATTATAGAACTATATGGTGATAATATTCAAGTTAGTGCTAGTATTAATAAGAAGTTGGGGCTACTTAGTTACAAagatagaataagaaaaaaagaaagtgaagtgcTCCCTTCTACAACTGAAAAtcttgcagaaaaaaatgagaatatgaaGTTGCCATGTACAGAGTATTTAAGTAAATCAGTAGGGAACAAGTTACATAATAAAGAAATTTCGGAACAGTCATATAAACCTAAGATCAACTCATCATACAAGGAACTCAGACTTTTACAAAgtgtaacaaaaacaaacttaGTCACTCAATATCAAGACTCTGTGGGAAATAAAAATAGTCAAGTGTTTCCattaacaacagaaaagaaagaagaaatttgtgCAGAGACActcttgaaaacagcaagagtAGAAGCCACtctttcagagagaaaaataggaGATTCATGTGACAAAGATTTACCTCTGAAATTTTGTGAGTTCCCACAGAAGACTATAATGCCTGGATTTAAAACAACTGTATATATTTCTCATATAAATGACCTTTCAGATTTTTATGTTCAACTAATAGAAGATGAATCTGAAATTAGTCGTCTTTCAGAGAGATTAAACAGTGTTAAAACAGTGCCCGAATATTATGCAGGTCCACCTTTGCAAAGAGGAGATGTGATATGTGCTGTTTTCCCAGAAGACAATTTATGGTATCGTGCTGTGGTCAAGGAGCAGCAACCCAATGACCTTCTCTCTGTGCAGTTTATAGATTATGGCAATGTTTCTGTGGTTCATACTAACAAAATAGGTAGGCTTGACCTTGTTAATGCAGTATTGCCAGGGTTGTGCATTCATTGCTCCTTGCAGGGATTTGGGGTTCCTGACAATAAAAACTCTAAGAAAATGATGCATTACTTTTCCCAACGGACCAGCGAGACTGCAATAAGATGTGAATTTGTAACATTTCGAGACAGATGGGAAGTTATTCTTGCTGATGAACATGGGATCatagcagatgacatgattagCAGGTATGCTGTCAGTGAAAAATCTCAAATAGAACTTTCTACCCAAGTAATTAAAGGTGCCAGTTCAAACTCTGCTAACAAATCAGACGTTGACACTTCAGTATTTCTTAACTGGtataatccagaaaaaaaaatagtaagagcttATGCCACTGTGATAGATGGACCCGAGTACTTTTGGTGTCAGTTTGCTGATACAGAGAAACTTCAGTATTTAGAAGTAGAAGTACAGACTGCTGGAGAACAGGTAGTAGACAGGAGAAATTGTATCCCATGTCCTTATATTGGAGATCCTTGTATAGTAAGATACAGAGAAGATGGACATTATTATAGAGCACTTATCACTAATATTTGTGAAGATTATCTTGTATCTGTCAGGCTTGTGGACTTTGGAAACGTTGAAGACTGTGTGGACCCAAAAGCACTCTGGGCCATTCCTTCTGAACTTTTGTCGGTTCCCATGCAAGCCTTTCCATGTTGCCTCTCGGGATTTAACATTTCAGAAGGAGTATGTTCTCAAGAGGGAAATGACTATTTCTATGAAATAGTAACAGAAGATGTGTTGGAAATAACAATATTAGAAATCAGAAGGGATGTTTGTGATATCCCTTTAGCAATTGTCGACTTGAAAAGCAAAGGTAAAAGTattaatgagaaaatggagaaatattctAAGATTGGTATTACTAGAAGTGCTTTTCCCTATGAAAATACAGACTCGGAGATAAAGCAGGCTCTTGGGTCCTGCAATCTTGATGTAGGACTTAAGAAATTAAGTAATAAAGCtgtccaaaataaaatatatatggaacagGCAGATGAGCTTGctgaaagaactgaaaaagaTGTAAACAATATTGGAACCAAACCAAGTAACTTCCATGACCCTAAAACTGATAACATTTGTGAAGGTTTTGAAAACCCCTGCAAAGATAAAATTGATACTGAGGAACTGGAAGGTGAAGTAGAGTGTCATCTGGTTGACAAAGCAGAGTTTGATGATAAATACCTAATTACAGGATTTAACACATTACTACCACATGGTGATGAAACAAAGGAGATACTAGAACTGAATTCACTTGAGGTGCCACTTTCTCCTGATGATGAATCAAAAGAATTCTTAGAGCTGGAATCTATTGAGTTACAGAATTCTCTGGTGGTggatgaagaaaaagaggagcTAAGCCTGGTGCCACCAAGTATGCCACTCTCCCAAGAGTGTGTCACAAAAGGCGCCCTGGAGCTATTTACAGGGCAGATTCCTCTCACCTGTGAAGCTGAGAAACAACCAGAACTAGAGCTACCTACAGCCCAGCTGCCTTTAGATGACAAGGTGGATCCTTTGTCTTTAGGAGTTAGTCAGAAAGCACAAGAGTGCATGTGTACTGAGGACGTGAGAAAGTCAAGTTGTGTAGAATCTTTTGATGACCAGCACAGGATGTCATTGCATCTACATGGAGCAGATTGTGATCCTAAAACACAGATtgaaatgaatatatatgaagAAGAATTTATAGAGTATAAAAACAGGGATGACATTTCAGCATTGATGCCTTTGTTCCCTGAGGAAGAAAGCAGTGATGGAAGCAAGCACAATAATGGTTTACCAGATCATGTCTCAg CTCAACCACAGAACACCTACACTCTGAAAGCCTTTACTGTTGGATCTAAATGTGTTGTGTGGTCAAGTCTAAGAAACACATGGTCTAAATGTGAGATTTTAGAAACAGCTGAAGAAGGAACAAGG aAAAGGGGTTTGGAGGTGATGGAGATTTAA